A single window of Helicobacter pylori DNA harbors:
- a CDS encoding peptidylprolyl isomerase: MIEWMQNHRKYLVVTIWISTIAFIAAGMIGWGQYSFSLDSDSAAKVGQIKISQEELAQEYRRLKDAYAESIPDFKELTEDQIKAMHLEKSALDSLINQALLRNLALDLGLGATKQEVAKEIRKTSVFQKDGVFDEELYKNILKQSHYRPKHFEESVEKLLILQKISALFPKTTTPLEQSSLSLWAKLQDKLDILILNPNDVKISLNEEEMKKYYESHKKDFKKPTSFKTRSLYFDASLEKPDLKELEKYYHKNKVSYLDKEGKLQDFKSVQEQVKHDLSMQKANEKALRSYVALKKANAQNYTTQDFEENNSPYTAEITQKLAALKPLEILKPEPFKDGFIVVQLISQIKDELQNFDEAKSALKTRLTQEKTLMALQALAKEKLKDFKGKSVGYVSPNFGGTINELNQEESAKFISTLFNRQERKGFITIGNKVVLYQITEQNFNHSFSAEESQYMQRLVNNTKTDFFDKALIEELKKRYKIVKYIQ; encoded by the coding sequence ATGATTGAATGGATGCAAAATCATAGAAAGTATTTAGTGGTTACAATATGGATAAGCACGATCGCTTTTATTGCCGCCGGAATGATAGGCTGGGGGCAATACAGCTTTTCTTTAGATAGCGATAGCGCTGCCAAAGTGGGACAGATTAAGATTTCTCAAGAAGAATTAGCCCAAGAATACCGCCGCCTTAAAGACGCATATGCTGAGTCTATCCCTGATTTTAAAGAACTCACTGAAGATCAAATCAAAGCCATGCATTTGGAAAAAAGCGCTCTAGATTCGCTCATCAATCAAGCTTTATTAAGGAATCTCGCTTTAGATTTAGGGCTTGGCGCTACGAAGCAAGAAGTGGCTAAAGAAATCAGAAAAACGAGCGTTTTCCAAAAAGATGGCGTTTTTGATGAAGAATTGTATAAAAATATCTTAAAACAAAGCCATTACCGCCCCAAGCATTTTGAAGAAAGCGTTGAAAAGCTTTTAATCCTTCAAAAAATCAGTGCTCTATTCCCCAAAACCACTACCCCTTTGGAGCAATCCAGCCTATCGCTTTGGGCAAAATTGCAAGACAAATTAGACATTCTCATCCTAAACCCTAATGATGTTAAAATCTCTCTTAATGAAGAAGAGATGAAAAAATATTATGAGTCCCATAAAAAGGATTTTAAAAAGCCCACAAGCTTTAAAACGCGCTCTTTATATTTTGACGCTAGTTTGGAAAAACCTGATTTGAAAGAATTGGAGAAATATTACCATAAAAACAAGGTGTCTTATTTGGACAAAGAGGGGAAATTGCAGGATTTTAAAAGCGTTCAAGAGCAAGTCAAGCATGATTTAAGCATGCAAAAAGCGAATGAAAAAGCCTTAAGGAGTTATGTCGCTCTAAAAAAAGCGAACGCGCAAAACTACACCACGCAAGATTTTGAAGAAAACAACTCCCCCTATACTGCTGAAATCACGCAAAAACTCGCCGCTCTCAAGCCCCTTGAAATCCTAAAGCCAGAGCCTTTTAAAGATGGTTTTATTGTGGTGCAACTCATCTCTCAAATTAAAGACGAATTGCAGAATTTTGATGAAGCCAAAAGCGCTCTTAAAACCCGCTTGACTCAAGAAAAAACCCTTATGGCGTTGCAAGCTTTAGCTAAAGAAAAGCTTAAGGATTTTAAAGGCAAAAGCGTGGGCTATGTAAGCCCTAATTTTGGAGGCACTATTAATGAACTTAACCAAGAAGAGAGCGCGAAGTTTATCAGCACCCTTTTTAACCGCCAGGAAAGAAAGGGGTTTATTACTATTGGTAATAAGGTGGTGCTTTATCAAATCACAGAACAAAATTTCAACCACTCCTTTAGCGCAGAAGAAAGCCAGTATATGCAGCGTTTAGTCAATAACACTAAAACGGATTTTTTTGATAAAGCGTTGATAGAAGAATTGAAAAAACGCTATAAGATAGTCAAATACATTCAATAA
- the ftsZ gene encoding cell division protein FtsZ produces MVHQSEMENYNIGQASIEEVSDPAYKGAKIVVIGVGGGGSNMIKHLVEYGVHQDVTPIATNTDGQHLKNNPAPVKILLGKESTGGLGAGGVPDIGRKAAEESANEIREAIKDAKLVIVSTGLGGGTGTGATPTIVKIAKEVGALTIAIVTKPFKYEGSQKSKKAEEGLKELEQSSDSILVIPNDKILLTMKKNASTKECYKEVDDVLVRAVSGISTIITKPGDINVDFSDLKSALGFKGFALMGIGEATGEESAKLAVENAIQSPLLDDASIDGAKSIIVFFEHHPDYPMYAYSQACISIQERANQDVDVKFGQHTSESIPIDHVRVTIIATGAERNSGGVGLESIATPSQPVVKQTRKVGNSDFLRIPTEEELSTPTAIRIQQD; encoded by the coding sequence ATGGTTCATCAATCAGAGATGGAAAATTATAATATCGGTCAAGCGAGCATTGAAGAAGTAAGCGATCCAGCTTATAAAGGGGCTAAGATTGTCGTCATCGGTGTTGGAGGTGGGGGGTCTAACATGATTAAACACCTGGTTGAATACGGCGTGCATCAAGATGTTACCCCCATTGCAACGAACACTGATGGCCAACACCTCAAAAACAATCCCGCTCCGGTTAAAATCCTTTTAGGCAAAGAGTCTACTGGAGGTTTAGGCGCTGGAGGGGTTCCTGATATTGGTAGGAAAGCCGCTGAAGAAAGCGCTAATGAAATTAGAGAAGCGATTAAGGACGCCAAATTAGTCATTGTCTCTACAGGGCTTGGAGGAGGGACTGGGACTGGAGCTACCCCTACTATCGTTAAAATCGCAAAAGAAGTGGGAGCGCTCACGATTGCTATCGTCACTAAGCCTTTCAAATACGAAGGATCTCAAAAAAGCAAGAAAGCCGAAGAGGGGTTAAAGGAGTTGGAGCAATCTAGCGATTCTATTTTGGTTATCCCTAATGATAAAATTCTTTTGACCATGAAAAAAAACGCCAGCACCAAAGAATGCTATAAAGAAGTTGATGATGTCTTGGTTAGGGCTGTGAGCGGTATTTCTACGATCATCACTAAACCCGGTGATATTAATGTTGATTTTTCCGATTTAAAAAGCGCTCTTGGTTTTAAAGGCTTTGCGTTAATGGGTATTGGTGAGGCCACTGGCGAAGAATCCGCTAAATTAGCGGTGGAAAATGCGATCCAATCGCCTCTTCTTGATGACGCTTCTATTGATGGGGCTAAGAGCATTATTGTCTTTTTTGAGCACCACCCTGATTATCCTATGTATGCTTATTCTCAAGCTTGCATATCTATTCAAGAACGAGCCAATCAAGATGTTGATGTTAAGTTTGGCCAACACACGAGCGAGAGTATCCCCATTGATCATGTGCGCGTTACTATCATTGCAACCGGTGCTGAAAGAAATAGCGGTGGAGTGGGTTTGGAATCTATCGCTACGCCCTCTCAGCCTGTGGTGAAACAAACAAGAAAAGTGGGTAATAGCGATTTTTTAAGAATCCCTACTGAAGAAGAACTATCCACACCCACAGCCATAAGAATCCAGCAAGATTAA
- the ftsA gene encoding cell division protein FtsA, with translation MEHKEIVIGVDIGSRKICAIVAEFKDGILRIIGTAHQDSKEINSKAIKRGRINSLAHASNAIKEVINSAKKMAGLNADEDRNNPISSFRESYYPKTRAIVSFSGAYTESIRDVTGVASTKDNVVTIDEINRAINNACAKAGLDNDKHILHALPYRFTLDKQEVNDPLGMSGTRLEVFIHIVYTEKNNIENLEKIMIQSGVEIENIVINSYAASIATLSNDERELGVACVDMGGETCNLTIYSGNSIRYNKYLPVGSHHLTTDLSHMLNTPFPYAEEVKIKYGDLSFEGGEETPSQNVQIPTTGSDGHESHIVPLSEIQTIMRERALETFKIIHRSIQDSGLEEHLGGGVVLTGGMALMKGIKELARTHFTNYPVRLAAPVEKYNIMGMFEDLKDPRFSVVVGLILYKAGGHTNYERDSKGVIRYHESDDYTRTAHQSSPTPHIHSSPTERNLSDLKTPSAPLNTAKNDDFLPIKTTEQKGFFKSFLDKISKIF, from the coding sequence ATGGAACATAAAGAAATCGTTATAGGGGTTGATATAGGCTCTAGAAAGATTTGCGCGATAGTGGCTGAATTTAAAGACGGGATTTTACGCATCATTGGCACAGCCCATCAAGACTCCAAAGAAATCAATTCAAAAGCCATTAAAAGAGGGCGTATCAATAGCCTTGCTCACGCTTCTAACGCCATTAAAGAAGTGATCAATAGCGCTAAAAAAATGGCAGGTTTGAACGCTGATGAAGACAGGAATAACCCCATTTCCTCCTTTAGGGAATCGTATTACCCTAAAACTAGAGCGATTGTTTCTTTTTCTGGGGCTTATACTGAAAGCATTAGAGATGTTACCGGTGTGGCTAGCACTAAAGATAATGTGGTAACCATTGATGAAATCAATCGCGCTATCAATAACGCATGCGCTAAAGCAGGCTTAGATAATGATAAACACATTTTGCATGCCCTCCCCTATCGCTTCACTTTAGACAAACAGGAAGTGAATGACCCCTTAGGGATGAGCGGGACTCGCCTAGAAGTCTTTATCCACATTGTTTATACAGAAAAAAACAACATTGAAAATTTAGAAAAAATCATGATCCAATCTGGAGTAGAGATTGAAAACATCGTGATCAATTCTTATGCAGCCTCGATTGCCACCTTGTCTAATGATGAAAGGGAATTGGGCGTGGCTTGCGTGGATATGGGCGGAGAGACATGCAACCTTACGATTTATAGCGGCAATTCCATACGCTATAACAAATACTTACCCGTAGGCTCTCACCATTTAACCACGGATTTATCGCACATGCTCAACACCCCATTCCCTTACGCTGAAGAAGTTAAGATCAAATACGGGGATCTTTCTTTTGAAGGCGGAGAAGAAACGCCCTCTCAAAATGTCCAAATCCCTACCACCGGCTCTGATGGCCATGAAAGCCATATTGTGCCGCTTAGTGAAATCCAAACTATCATGAGGGAAAGGGCTTTAGAAACCTTTAAAATCATCCACAGAAGCATTCAAGATAGCGGTTTAGAAGAGCATTTGGGCGGGGGCGTTGTGTTAACCGGTGGGATGGCTTTAATGAAAGGGATCAAAGAATTAGCCAGAACCCATTTCACCAATTACCCGGTGCGTTTGGCAGCCCCTGTTGAAAAATACAATATCATGGGCATGTTTGAAGACTTGAAAGATCCTCGCTTTTCAGTCGTGGTTGGCTTGATTTTATACAAAGCAGGGGGGCATACCAATTATGAAAGAGACTCTAAAGGGGTTATCCGCTACCATGAAAGCGATGATTACACAAGAACAGCCCATCAATCAAGCCCTACCCCCCATATCCATTCATCGCCCACAGAAAGGAATTTGAGCGATTTAAAAACCCCTAGCGCTCCTTTAAACACCGCTAAAAACGATGACTTCTTGCCTATAAAAACCACCGAACAAAAAGGTTTTTTTAAAAGTTTCCTTGATAAGATTTCTAAAATCTTTTAA